The following coding sequences lie in one Nitratireductor mangrovi genomic window:
- a CDS encoding GGDEF domain-containing protein: MRFHKAESAFFAFVALIVASGAFTLVAYDGLGGFSAMGGFGPSGSRISQLLFSSVILLATAVFFGIFFIYPLIRTQVKEEGKLREMTASLSARSETLEHAALTDSLTGMQNRRYFDDALREYLQEFRRIGKPIGLMILDLDHFKTVNDSHGHDVGDEVLRAVASCLRDFTRYHDVAARLGGEEFAVVAPNMDHELLVKLAERIRKAISGLTVVSGNIRLKVTTSVGLAVWDGKETAEDFFRRADRMLYQAKRLGRNRVCA, encoded by the coding sequence ATGCGCTTCCATAAAGCGGAATCGGCATTCTTTGCATTCGTGGCCCTGATCGTCGCGTCGGGGGCTTTCACGCTGGTCGCCTATGACGGGCTCGGTGGCTTCTCCGCCATGGGCGGGTTCGGGCCATCCGGCTCGCGGATCAGCCAGTTGCTGTTCTCCTCGGTGATCCTGCTCGCCACGGCGGTCTTCTTCGGTATTTTCTTCATTTATCCGCTGATCCGGACCCAGGTGAAGGAAGAAGGCAAGCTGCGCGAGATGACCGCCTCGCTCAGCGCGCGCTCCGAAACGCTTGAGCACGCCGCGCTGACGGATTCGCTCACCGGCATGCAGAACCGGCGCTATTTCGACGACGCGCTGCGCGAATATCTGCAGGAGTTCCGTAGGATCGGAAAGCCGATCGGACTGATGATCCTCGATCTCGACCACTTCAAGACGGTCAATGATTCGCATGGCCATGATGTCGGCGACGAGGTACTGAGGGCGGTAGCTAGCTGCCTGCGCGACTTCACCCGCTATCACGACGTGGCGGCACGGCTGGGCGGCGAGGAGTTTGCCGTGGTGGCGCCGAACATGGACCATGAGTTGCTGGTCAAGCTCGCCGAGCGGATCCGCAAGGCGATCTCGGGGCTGACGGTGGTATCGGGCAATATCCGGCTCAAGGTGACGACCAGCGTCGGGCTGGCCGTCTGGGACGGCAAGGAGACCGCGGAGGATTTCTTCCGCCGCGCCGACCGCATGCTCTACCAGGCCAAGCGGCTGGGCCGGAACCGCGTCTGCGCCTGA
- a CDS encoding GNAT family N-acetyltransferase, whose protein sequence is MRLETQRLLIRNWQERDRELFHRINSDERVMAFFPFRRDRAEADRVMDLLRDAYAERGYGFAALELRANGETIGFAGMQPTGLEPAFAPDEVEIGWRLAPEHWRKGYVSEAAEALVDHAFSALDLPEIVSFAVATNHRSTAVMERLGMRRAPQEDFDHPRVPDSHPHLKRHVVYRLSRSDWRQRKKAAP, encoded by the coding sequence ATGAGGCTTGAGACCCAACGACTCCTGATCCGCAATTGGCAAGAGCGCGACCGCGAGCTTTTTCACCGCATCAATTCCGACGAACGCGTCATGGCGTTTTTCCCGTTCCGCCGCGACCGCGCCGAAGCCGACCGGGTCATGGATCTGCTGCGCGACGCCTACGCCGAACGCGGTTACGGCTTTGCTGCACTGGAATTGCGTGCGAATGGCGAGACGATCGGCTTCGCCGGCATGCAGCCGACCGGGCTGGAACCGGCTTTCGCTCCCGACGAGGTCGAGATCGGCTGGCGCCTGGCGCCGGAACATTGGAGGAAGGGTTACGTCAGCGAGGCGGCCGAAGCCCTTGTCGACCATGCGTTTTCCGCGCTCGACCTGCCGGAGATCGTCTCCTTCGCGGTCGCCACCAACCACCGCTCCACCGCCGTCATGGAGCGGCTCGGAATGCGCCGCGCGCCGCAGGAGGATTTCGACCACCCGCGGGTGCCCGACAGCCACCCGCATCTGAAACGCCACGTCGTCTACCGGCTCTCGCGTTCCGACTGGCGGCAACGGAAAAAGGCGGCTCCCTAG
- a CDS encoding DUF2065 domain-containing protein: MADFVAAVGLVLVIEGVIYGGFPGFARRLAAEMQDTPEHVLRYGGLAAVAAGVAIVWLVRG, translated from the coding sequence ATGGCGGACTTCGTTGCCGCGGTGGGCCTCGTCCTGGTGATCGAGGGCGTGATCTATGGCGGCTTTCCGGGATTTGCCCGGCGGCTGGCCGCCGAGATGCAGGACACGCCCGAGCATGTGCTGCGCTATGGCGGGCTGGCGGCGGTCGCCGCCGGGGTCGCCATCGTGTGGCTGGTGCGCGGGTAA
- a CDS encoding dihydrofolate reductase yields the protein MRVVLVVAIAENGIIGREGGLPWRLSTDLKRFKAETMGKPVIMGRKTFDSIGKPLPGRANIVITRDQDWRAGGVERAGSLDEALAIAQERLERPDGEACVIGGGEIYALAFERADRLSVTHVLAEIDGDTRFPPIDRERWRIVAQNDYPAGEKDSHATRHIVYERRC from the coding sequence TTGAGGGTCGTGCTTGTCGTCGCCATTGCCGAAAACGGTATCATCGGCCGGGAGGGCGGGCTGCCGTGGCGGCTTTCGACCGATCTCAAGCGCTTCAAGGCCGAGACGATGGGCAAGCCGGTGATCATGGGTCGCAAGACCTTCGACAGCATCGGCAAGCCGCTGCCCGGGCGCGCCAACATCGTGATTACGCGCGATCAGGACTGGCGCGCCGGAGGCGTCGAGCGGGCCGGATCGCTCGACGAGGCGCTCGCCATTGCGCAGGAAAGGCTGGAGCGGCCGGACGGCGAGGCCTGCGTGATCGGCGGCGGCGAAATCTACGCCCTGGCGTTCGAGCGGGCGGACCGGCTGTCGGTGACGCATGTCTTGGCGGAGATCGACGGCGACACGAGGTTCCCGCCAATCGATCGGGAGCGGTGGCGGATCGTGGCGCAGAACGACTATCCCGCCGGGGAAAAGGACAGCCACGCAACGCGGCATATCGTCTACGAAAGACGGTGCTGA
- the miaA gene encoding tRNA (adenosine(37)-N6)-dimethylallyltransferase MiaA produces MIVATSDMQNSEREEKTALLKNAVLIAGPTASGKSGLAAATAEAIGGVVVNADSMQVYGVLDVLTARPGAAELARAPHHLYGHVSPERNYSTGAWLRDVAGLAAKIGSERRFVFVGGTGLYFRALAGGLSEMPAIPQATREHWRARLAAEGPERLHAELARRDGEAAARLGPADGQRIVRALEVMDHTARPIGEWQSRRGRPLIDVASAACLVIEPERAELHRRIEARLDAMIEAGALEEVRALLALGLEPSLPAMKAIGVRELEAVISRKASIADAVEKAKAATRQYAKRQSTWFRHQLGPGWQKIPLDGQVEKIGLPVRD; encoded by the coding sequence ATGATCGTGGCGACAAGCGACATGCAGAATTCCGAAAGGGAGGAGAAGACGGCGCTGCTGAAGAACGCGGTCCTGATAGCGGGACCGACCGCAAGCGGCAAGTCGGGACTGGCCGCGGCGACGGCCGAGGCGATCGGCGGCGTGGTGGTGAACGCCGATTCCATGCAGGTCTACGGCGTGCTCGATGTCCTGACCGCGCGGCCGGGGGCGGCCGAACTCGCGCGGGCGCCACACCATCTCTATGGGCACGTTTCGCCAGAGCGCAATTATTCGACCGGCGCGTGGTTGCGCGACGTGGCGGGTCTTGCCGCGAAGATCGGGTCCGAGCGGCGTTTCGTGTTCGTGGGCGGTACCGGGCTCTATTTCCGTGCGCTCGCAGGCGGCCTTTCCGAGATGCCGGCGATCCCGCAGGCGACAAGAGAGCATTGGCGCGCGCGCCTCGCCGCAGAAGGTCCGGAGCGGCTGCATGCCGAACTGGCGCGACGCGACGGCGAGGCGGCCGCCCGGCTCGGGCCGGCCGACGGCCAGCGCATCGTGCGTGCGCTCGAGGTGATGGACCATACGGCCCGGCCGATCGGAGAATGGCAATCGCGCCGCGGGCGACCGCTCATCGACGTGGCGAGCGCGGCGTGCCTTGTCATCGAGCCCGAACGAGCCGAGCTTCACCGGCGGATCGAGGCGCGTCTGGATGCAATGATCGAGGCCGGGGCACTGGAGGAAGTGCGTGCGCTGCTGGCGCTGGGGCTCGAACCTTCATTGCCGGCGATGAAAGCGATCGGCGTGCGGGAACTGGAAGCAGTGATTTCGCGCAAAGCGAGCATTGCCGACGCGGTCGAGAAGGCGAAGGCGGCGACGCGCCAATACGCCAAGCGGCAATCGACCTGGTTCAGGCATCAGCTCGGTCCGGGATGGCAAAAAATCCCGCTTGACGGGCAAGTCGAAAAGATTGGTTTACCAGTGCGCGACTAG
- a CDS encoding ATP-binding protein has translation MYADEGKAVGETVDQERRDPQQPDARMLGRVIHCDGARATIASYVDAAADAPTNLWNIGKLISVSTGQTRLVGLVCSIETPSGLWADQGHNPIKVHLELIGEVSDEPGTRKPIFDRGITVYPTIGAIAHQIRKRDLEAVYQMAGRRSVPVGHLSQNNEIAARISIDCMLNRHFAIVGTTGVGKSSAVSLLLHKAIEERPDLRILILDPHNEFSAAFPSQAAHMDQSTLDLPFWLFRLEEFAEVLFRGRESVVEEVDILRDLIPAAKVAYGNPGGAARLRRSSDLGSVTADTPIPYRLNDLLRLIDDRMGQLDAKAERPILRSLRSRLDSAINDPSYRFMFASHMIEDTIHEAIGKIFRVPHNGKPVMCFQMAGMPSEVVNSVCSVLARLAFDLAQSSDGRLKLLVLCEEAHRYMPSDPRLGFSPTRHALARIAKEGRKYGCFLGVVTQRPGELDPTILSQCSTVFAMRLANDRDQDIIRSAIAESSASTLSFLSSMGQRESIAFGEGVATPMRLKFEELSPEMIPGAHADGDMGAVSNPDDVDLASVIKRMRRISHTVPEAGSEEDPTFFGEPSSLLKRPVAGAGPLHGPASHMEEEPRQSRRFGDVLYRPIHE, from the coding sequence ATGTATGCCGATGAAGGCAAGGCCGTCGGCGAGACGGTCGACCAGGAACGGCGTGATCCGCAGCAGCCCGACGCGCGCATGCTCGGCCGCGTCATTCATTGCGACGGCGCCCGCGCCACGATCGCGTCCTATGTCGACGCGGCCGCGGACGCGCCGACCAACCTCTGGAACATCGGCAAGCTGATCTCGGTCTCCACCGGCCAGACTCGCCTGGTCGGGCTCGTCTGCTCGATCGAGACCCCGTCCGGCCTGTGGGCCGACCAGGGCCACAACCCGATCAAGGTGCATTTGGAACTCATCGGCGAGGTGTCGGACGAGCCCGGCACGCGCAAGCCGATCTTCGACCGCGGCATCACCGTCTATCCCACCATCGGCGCCATCGCCCACCAGATCAGAAAACGCGACCTCGAGGCCGTTTACCAGATGGCCGGACGCCGCTCCGTGCCGGTCGGCCATCTGTCGCAGAACAACGAGATTGCGGCCCGCATCTCGATCGATTGCATGCTGAACCGCCACTTCGCCATTGTCGGCACCACCGGCGTCGGCAAATCGTCGGCGGTCTCGCTGCTGCTCCACAAGGCGATCGAGGAACGGCCGGATTTGCGCATCCTGATCCTCGACCCTCACAACGAGTTTTCGGCGGCCTTTCCCAGCCAGGCCGCGCACATGGACCAGTCGACGCTCGACCTGCCGTTCTGGCTCTTCCGGCTCGAGGAGTTCGCCGAGGTGTTGTTCCGCGGCCGCGAAAGCGTCGTCGAGGAAGTCGACATCCTGCGTGACTTGATCCCTGCCGCCAAGGTCGCATATGGCAACCCCGGCGGTGCCGCACGGCTGCGGCGTTCCTCCGACCTCGGCTCGGTCACCGCCGACACGCCGATCCCCTACCGCCTCAATGATCTCCTGCGGCTGATCGACGACCGTATGGGCCAGCTCGACGCCAAGGCCGAGCGCCCGATCCTGCGCTCGCTACGCAGCCGCCTCGACAGCGCCATCAACGATCCGTCCTACCGATTCATGTTCGCCTCGCACATGATCGAGGACACCATCCACGAGGCCATCGGCAAGATTTTCCGCGTCCCGCACAATGGCAAGCCGGTCATGTGCTTCCAGATGGCGGGCATGCCGTCGGAGGTCGTCAACTCGGTATGTTCGGTGCTGGCGCGGCTCGCCTTCGATCTTGCCCAGTCGAGCGACGGTCGCCTCAAGCTTCTCGTCCTGTGCGAGGAGGCGCATCGCTACATGCCGTCCGATCCGCGCCTCGGTTTCTCGCCGACGCGCCACGCTCTTGCGCGCATCGCCAAGGAAGGCCGCAAATACGGCTGTTTCCTCGGCGTGGTGACGCAGCGGCCGGGCGAACTCGACCCGACCATCCTGTCGCAATGCTCCACCGTATTTGCCATGCGGCTTGCCAATGACCGCGACCAGGACATCATCCGCTCCGCGATTGCGGAGTCCTCCGCCTCCACCCTGTCCTTCCTGTCATCGATGGGCCAGCGCGAATCGATCGCCTTCGGCGAAGGCGTGGCAACACCCATGCGGCTGAAGTTCGAGGAATTGTCGCCCGAGATGATCCCCGGCGCGCATGCCGACGGCGACATGGGGGCGGTGAGCAATCCCGACGACGTCGACCTCGCCTCCGTCATCAAGCGTATGCGCCGCATCAGCCACACGGTTCCGGAAGCCGGCAGCGAGGAGGATCCGACCTTTTTCGGCGAGCCGAGCTCGCTGCTCAAGCGCCCGGTCGCGGGTGCCGGGCCGCTGCATGGTCCCGCCTCCCACATGGAGGAGGAGCCGCGCCAGTCGCGCCGCTTCGGCGACGTGCTTTACCGGCCAATCCACGAATAA
- the serB gene encoding phosphoserine phosphatase SerB yields the protein MSLVATIISGPNARALSSEAANMAMSALGASACDWLAHEIAADFVLPDGLDADAAERALRAALSGLPLDVAVQPAAARRKKILIADMDSTMIEQECIDELADELGLKDKVAAITARAMNGEIDFEPALRERVGLLAGLPVSVIDRVIAERITLAPGGPPLLATMRRDGATAALVSGGFTLFTGPIAARLGFHENQANELLVEDGLLTGKVGEPILGRQAKADALVALAARLGLSTADAIAVGDGANDLDMLALAGAGVALHAKPSVAERAGIRIDHGDLTALLYLQGYRQAEFVTP from the coding sequence ATGTCGCTTGTCGCCACGATCATTTCCGGTCCGAATGCGCGCGCCCTGTCGTCCGAGGCCGCGAATATGGCGATGTCGGCCCTCGGCGCAAGTGCGTGCGACTGGCTGGCGCATGAAATCGCCGCGGACTTCGTGCTGCCGGACGGGCTGGATGCCGACGCGGCGGAACGCGCGCTGCGCGCCGCCCTTTCCGGCCTGCCGCTCGATGTCGCCGTGCAACCGGCGGCCGCGCGCCGCAAGAAAATCCTGATCGCCGACATGGACTCCACCATGATCGAGCAGGAATGCATCGACGAGCTTGCCGACGAACTCGGCCTCAAGGACAAGGTCGCCGCCATCACCGCCCGCGCCATGAATGGCGAGATCGACTTCGAGCCGGCGTTGCGGGAAAGGGTCGGCCTGCTGGCCGGGCTTCCGGTGTCCGTGATCGACCGGGTGATCGCCGAACGCATCACGCTGGCGCCGGGCGGACCGCCGCTGCTGGCGACGATGCGCCGTGACGGTGCTACGGCGGCGCTGGTCTCCGGCGGCTTCACGCTTTTCACCGGGCCAATCGCGGCCAGACTCGGCTTTCACGAAAACCAGGCCAATGAACTCCTGGTCGAGGACGGCCTGCTGACCGGCAAGGTCGGCGAGCCGATTCTCGGCCGCCAGGCCAAGGCCGACGCGCTTGTCGCACTCGCCGCCCGGCTCGGCCTGTCGACGGCCGACGCCATCGCCGTCGGCGATGGCGCCAACGATCTCGATATGCTGGCGCTCGCAGGCGCCGGCGTGGCGCTCCACGCCAAGCCGAGCGTCGCCGAGCGTGCCGGCATCCGCATCGACCATGGCGACCTCACCGCCCTGCTCTACCTGCAAGGCTACCGCCAGGCGGAGTTTGTCACGCCATGA
- a CDS encoding Do family serine endopeptidase, with product MFLTRIWPSVRQAVIPVAAALFIGVAAVPAGPVFAQKAGPASVADLAEGLLDAVVNISTSQNVRGGGRDAVPMPELPEGSPFQDFFDDFFNNREGQGSRPRRVQSLGSGFVIDAEEGIIVTNNHVIADADEIEVNFANGDKLKAELIGRDTKTDLAVLKVDAAARKLTAVGFGDSDGIRIGDWVLAIGNPFGLGGSVSIGIVSANNRDINSGPYDDYIQTDAAINRGNSGGPLFNMAGEVIGINTAIISPSGGSIGIGFSIPAKLAINVIDQLREFGETRRGWLGVRIQPVTDDIAESLGMATAKGALVAGIVKGGPVDDGSVQPGDVIIKFDGQDIVEMRDLPRIVAESPVGKEVDVVIVRKGKEENVKVKLGRLEDGEQLAADETSGDGEGDVATAAILGMTIAELDDDARARFEIAQEVSGVVVTEVAENSAASEKGVVAGDVITEIAQESVSNPQQVMDRIAALKEQGRKNALLMLASKSGELRFVTIRMD from the coding sequence ATGTTCCTGACGCGAATCTGGCCGAGTGTCCGCCAGGCAGTGATCCCGGTCGCCGCCGCGCTTTTCATCGGCGTCGCCGCCGTGCCGGCGGGACCTGTATTCGCACAGAAAGCGGGGCCGGCGTCGGTCGCCGATCTCGCCGAGGGGCTCCTCGACGCGGTGGTGAACATCTCGACCTCGCAGAACGTACGCGGCGGCGGCCGTGACGCCGTGCCGATGCCGGAATTGCCCGAGGGCTCGCCGTTCCAGGATTTCTTCGACGATTTCTTCAACAACCGCGAGGGCCAGGGCTCGCGGCCGCGCCGCGTGCAGTCGCTGGGCTCCGGCTTCGTCATCGACGCCGAGGAGGGCATCATCGTCACCAACAACCACGTGATCGCCGACGCTGACGAGATCGAGGTGAATTTCGCCAATGGCGACAAGCTGAAGGCCGAACTGATCGGGCGCGACACCAAGACCGATCTCGCCGTGCTCAAGGTTGATGCGGCAGCGCGCAAGCTGACGGCGGTCGGCTTCGGCGATTCCGACGGCATCCGTATCGGCGACTGGGTGCTGGCGATCGGCAACCCGTTCGGGCTCGGCGGCTCGGTGTCGATCGGTATCGTGTCGGCCAACAACCGCGACATCAATTCCGGACCGTACGACGACTACATCCAGACCGATGCGGCGATCAATCGCGGCAATTCGGGCGGCCCGCTGTTCAACATGGCGGGCGAGGTCATCGGCATCAACACGGCGATCATCTCGCCGTCGGGCGGGTCGATCGGCATCGGCTTCTCGATACCTGCCAAGCTGGCCATTAACGTGATCGACCAGTTGCGCGAGTTCGGCGAGACGCGGCGCGGCTGGCTCGGCGTGCGCATCCAGCCGGTGACCGACGACATCGCCGAAAGCCTCGGCATGGCGACGGCGAAGGGCGCGCTGGTGGCGGGCATCGTCAAGGGCGGCCCGGTCGATGACGGCTCGGTTCAGCCGGGCGACGTCATCATCAAGTTCGACGGCCAGGACATCGTCGAGATGCGCGACCTGCCGCGTATCGTTGCCGAAAGCCCGGTCGGCAAGGAAGTCGACGTCGTCATCGTGCGCAAGGGCAAGGAAGAAAACGTCAAGGTCAAGCTTGGCAGGCTCGAGGATGGCGAGCAGCTCGCCGCCGACGAGACGTCCGGGGACGGCGAGGGCGATGTCGCCACCGCGGCGATCCTCGGCATGACCATCGCCGAACTCGATGACGATGCGCGGGCGCGCTTCGAGATCGCGCAGGAGGTTTCCGGCGTCGTGGTCACCGAGGTGGCGGAAAACTCCGCGGCATCGGAGAAGGGTGTCGTTGCCGGCGATGTCATCACCGAGATCGCACAGGAATCGGTGTCGAACCCGCAACAGGTGATGGACCGCATTGCGGCGTTGAAGGAGCAGGGCCGCAAGAACGCGCTGCTGATGCTGGCGTCCAAGAGCGGCGAACTGCGCTTCGTGACCATCCGCATGGATTGA
- the hflK gene encoding FtsH protease activity modulator HflK, which yields MPWSNQSGGGGPWGGGNGGGPWGQGPRGPSGPKNTPPDLEDIIRRGQDRLKQALPGGGGFSPMILGVIAVGLLGLWAFKAVYTVQPDELGVELRFGKPKTELSEPGLHFHWWPIETVEIANTAEKLINVGDSRGSTSSGLMLSGDQNIVDVRFSVAYQVADPGAYLFNVADPDDMIRQIAESAVREVVGRRPAQDIFRDDRQGISDNVRTIIQTTLDEYGTGLAINAISIEDAAPPREVADAFDEVQRAEQDEDRFVEESNQYSNQQLGQARGEAAQIREEAAAYKNRVVQEARGEAQRFVSVYDEYAKAPDVTRKRLFLETMERILRGSEKVIIEQNGGPGVVPYLPLPELQKRAGGGN from the coding sequence ATGCCCTGGAGCAATCAGAGCGGCGGCGGCGGCCCATGGGGCGGCGGCAATGGCGGCGGTCCGTGGGGGCAGGGCCCACGCGGCCCCAGCGGGCCCAAGAACACGCCGCCCGACCTCGAAGACATCATTCGCCGCGGCCAGGACAGGCTGAAGCAGGCGCTGCCGGGCGGCGGCGGCTTCAGCCCGATGATCCTCGGCGTCATCGCCGTTGGCCTGCTCGGGCTGTGGGCCTTCAAGGCGGTCTATACCGTGCAACCGGACGAACTCGGCGTGGAACTGCGCTTCGGCAAGCCGAAAACCGAGCTTTCCGAACCCGGCCTGCACTTCCACTGGTGGCCGATCGAGACCGTCGAGATCGCAAACACCGCCGAAAAGCTGATCAATGTCGGCGATTCGCGCGGCTCGACCTCGTCGGGACTGATGCTTTCGGGCGACCAGAACATCGTCGATGTGCGCTTTTCGGTTGCCTATCAGGTGGCCGATCCGGGCGCCTATCTGTTCAACGTCGCCGACCCTGACGACATGATCCGCCAGATCGCCGAAAGCGCGGTGCGCGAGGTGGTCGGCCGGCGCCCTGCACAAGACATCTTCCGCGACGACCGCCAGGGCATCTCGGACAATGTCCGCACGATCATCCAGACGACGCTCGATGAATACGGCACCGGGCTGGCGATCAACGCGATTTCGATCGAGGACGCCGCGCCGCCGCGCGAGGTGGCCGACGCGTTCGACGAGGTGCAGCGCGCCGAGCAGGACGAGGACCGCTTCGTCGAGGAATCCAACCAGTATTCCAACCAGCAGCTCGGCCAGGCGCGCGGCGAGGCGGCGCAAATCCGCGAGGAAGCAGCCGCCTACAAGAACCGCGTCGTGCAGGAGGCCCGCGGTGAGGCGCAGCGCTTCGTCTCGGTCTACGACGAATATGCCAAGGCGCCAGACGTGACCCGCAAGCGCCTGTTTCTCGAAACCATGGAGCGCATCCTGAGAGGCTCCGAAAAGGTGATCATCGAGCAGAATGGCGGGCCAGGCGTGGTGCCCTACCTGCCGCTGCCGGAACTGCAGAAGCGCGCCGGAGGAGGCAACTGA
- a CDS encoding DUF4424 domain-containing protein, producing MRTRALALFAAAILASAASPARANDSIAELGTGGLILSRSDVIELVSEDLFVSMEEVTVAYEFRNRSDSDIEAIVAFPMPELEGNPFWQPALPSAESDNFLGFEVMFDGAAVTPNLEHRAFAVGIDVTEDLVRHDVPLYPFGEAAVAALAKLPDRVAADWIERGIIVIDEFDAGQGWQRVRSPLWNLKSTYWWRSRFPAGRSVAVSHRYRPSVGGTAGVTFVQDGKLGGETHADYKARYCMDGAFERAVLKAAAASPDGYPALFEQRLSYILKTGGNWANGTIGRFRLTVDKGSPRNLVSFCGTGVRKTGPTTFVMEAQDFYPERNLDILILVGREEMRSLAPGDGAQVTRKAAKP from the coding sequence ATGAGAACGCGCGCTCTTGCCCTTTTCGCGGCGGCCATCCTGGCATCGGCCGCCAGCCCGGCGCGAGCCAACGATTCCATCGCCGAACTCGGCACCGGCGGCCTCATCCTGTCGCGCAGCGACGTCATCGAACTGGTGTCGGAAGACCTTTTCGTCTCCATGGAAGAGGTGACGGTCGCCTATGAGTTCCGCAACCGCTCCGACAGCGACATCGAGGCGATCGTCGCCTTTCCGATGCCGGAACTGGAGGGAAATCCGTTCTGGCAGCCGGCCTTGCCGAGCGCGGAGAGCGACAATTTCCTCGGATTCGAGGTGATGTTCGACGGCGCGGCGGTGACGCCGAACCTCGAACACCGCGCCTTCGCCGTGGGTATCGACGTCACGGAAGACCTGGTCCGGCACGACGTGCCGCTCTACCCGTTCGGCGAGGCCGCGGTCGCGGCGCTGGCCAAGCTGCCCGACCGGGTCGCGGCCGACTGGATCGAGCGCGGCATCATCGTCATCGACGAATTCGACGCGGGGCAGGGCTGGCAGCGGGTGCGCTCGCCGCTCTGGAACCTCAAATCGACCTACTGGTGGCGGAGCCGCTTTCCCGCCGGCCGCAGCGTCGCGGTCTCGCATCGCTACCGCCCGAGCGTCGGCGGCACGGCTGGGGTCACCTTTGTGCAGGACGGCAAGCTCGGAGGAGAAACCCATGCCGACTACAAGGCGCGCTACTGCATGGACGGCGCCTTCGAGCGCGCCGTTCTGAAGGCCGCCGCCGCGTCGCCGGACGGCTACCCGGCGCTCTTCGAGCAGCGCCTCTCCTACATCCTCAAGACAGGCGGCAACTGGGCCAACGGTACCATCGGCCGCTTCCGGCTGACAGTCGACAAGGGCAGCCCGCGCAACCTCGTCAGTTTTTGCGGCACGGGTGTGAGGAAGACCGGACCGACGACCTTCGTCATGGAGGCGCAGGATTTCTATCCCGAAAGGAACCTCGACATCCTGATCCTGGTCGGCCGCGAGGAGATGCGCTCGCTGGCACCGGGGGATGGCGCGCAAGTGACCAGGAAGGCCGCGAAGCCTTGA
- the hflC gene encoding protease modulator HflC, whose product MSNRLPIIAFLVAVLIILGFSSFFIVNERQQAIVLRFGEIVDVKTEPGIYFKLPFGFVEADNVQLVEDRVMRFDLDDIRVQVSGGKFYEVDAFVAYRISDPRVFRQTVSGQVLLAEQRLRTRLDAALRRVYGLRGFEAALSDERGSMMREVRDQLRPDANSLGLEIEDVRIRRTDLTQEVSQQTYDRMKAERLAEAERLRARGREAAARIRARADREVVEILAEARRESEILRGEGEGERNAIFAEAFERDPEFFDFYRSMAAYGQALEGAGTSMVLSPNSEFFRYFGSAIGRQPTEGAPAIPPLDDGATSATPAGE is encoded by the coding sequence ATGTCCAACCGTCTTCCGATTATCGCGTTTCTGGTCGCGGTGCTGATCATCCTGGGCTTTTCGTCCTTCTTCATCGTCAACGAGCGCCAGCAGGCGATCGTGCTGAGGTTCGGCGAGATCGTCGACGTCAAGACCGAGCCGGGCATCTATTTCAAGCTGCCCTTCGGCTTCGTCGAGGCCGACAACGTGCAACTGGTCGAGGATCGCGTCATGCGCTTCGACCTCGACGATATCCGCGTGCAGGTCTCGGGCGGCAAGTTCTACGAGGTCGATGCCTTTGTGGCCTATCGCATCTCCGATCCGCGGGTGTTCCGGCAGACCGTGTCGGGCCAGGTGCTGCTGGCCGAACAGCGGCTGCGCACCCGTCTCGACGCGGCGCTGCGCCGGGTCTACGGCCTGCGCGGCTTCGAGGCCGCCCTGTCGGACGAACGCGGCTCGATGATGCGCGAGGTGCGCGACCAGCTCAGGCCGGATGCCAATTCGCTGGGGCTGGAGATCGAGGATGTGCGCATCCGCCGGACCGACCTGACGCAGGAGGTCTCGCAGCAGACCTATGACCGCATGAAGGCGGAGCGTCTTGCCGAGGCCGAACGCCTGAGGGCGCGCGGTCGCGAGGCGGCGGCCCGGATCAGGGCGCGCGCCGACCGCGAAGTGGTCGAGATTTTGGCCGAGGCAAGGCGCGAATCGGAGATCCTGCGCGGCGAGGGCGAGGGCGAGCGCAACGCGATCTTCGCCGAGGCCTTCGAGCGCGATCCGGAGTTCTTCGACTTCTACCGCTCGATGGCGGCCTACGGCCAGGCGCTGGAAGGGGCCGGCACGTCGATGGTGCTTTCGCCGAACTCGGAGTTCTTCCGCTATTTCGGCTCGGCGATCGGCCGCCAGCCGACCGAGGGGGCGCCGGCGATACCGCCGCTCGACGACGGTGCGACAAGCGCGACGCCCGCCGGCGAATAG